The Yoonia sp. SS1-5 genome contains a region encoding:
- a CDS encoding virulence factor SrfB, whose amino-acid sequence MFDKNEGLADLPKWQDEVTIVPFSGIQILDFGFKMDDVASKGRYLEKTVGHEGDMTKRMLIPLPANVDEASEIIDTKAEDDPDPYTIDQERALAPFLNTWVPVPVLRIKRDKGIKLGERYDPGPTSWARVRVTELEQPDPKTGHTHRVHLALDTMLGAKNAAERFVAPDEDDVKNPREFRFVSDSSAVTWFLSNPQSSEARPDLTVDHQRWVSDWVRELFIDFKQREAAEMDRVFREDRLKYHFEHWSRYLQFLATVDAAVDIPKIRFLDTVSPRDAVPPVEVDLVLDIGNSRTCGIFIERFPDGSQVDLTRSFPLQLRDLSRPEFTYSGLIESRVEFADLTFGKDRYASLSGRGNGFLWPSFVRVGPEAQRLTQAEMGTETTSGLSSPKRYLWDTAPTRQDWRFHNHTDPNNLPRNARAIMLYLNEAGDELAEVEREIKEGLRRKEDTSLASAIRPRFSRSSVYTFMLCELISQALIQINDPAGRLRRYQTNLPRRLSRIILTLPTATPVQEQKIIRSRTNAALSLVWKRLGIAKGSSNISIEPELIVEWDEASCTQLVYLYSEIAQRLNGQIDAYLDLKGTRRRHHVTGEVQPSMRLACIDIGGGTTDLMITTYFGKDNAVLDPHQTFREGFRIAGDDLVRKIVADIVLPELAASVEAAGGRDVAGRLRELFAGDVGGIDAQQVQKRRQFTLRVLQPLAVALISAAETATDDADIVASVNDILGVSPDPNHAAELAAQENLAPDAPVPEPRMLLNVPETVRDYLETPMRAQGAPNWTLQDLEFSTTVTAIDTVVRDVFHGALDNMLEVIDHLGADVVLLTGRPSRLPVVRAMVEEAMVVPPDRIVSMHTYRTDRWYPYRNLITQRIDDPKSTVAVGGMLIALSGSRMPNFKVQTEAYRMRSTARYIGPMENNGQIMQANVLFHPGNPAAGQKANTRAELNLYNPRPIGFRQLPLERWTTTPLYQLDFANDAARARPAPLRVILARPETEDEEENMSLEKLMHIEALQEAFIVDEVFDGIGDELSKYDVHLGLQTMGLQTAYWLDTGIVGE is encoded by the coding sequence ATGTTTGACAAGAATGAAGGGCTCGCAGACCTCCCCAAGTGGCAGGATGAGGTGACGATTGTACCTTTCTCAGGCATTCAGATTCTCGATTTCGGGTTCAAGATGGATGATGTGGCCAGCAAGGGCCGCTATCTGGAAAAGACCGTCGGCCATGAAGGCGACATGACCAAGCGGATGCTGATCCCGCTGCCGGCCAATGTTGATGAGGCGTCAGAGATCATCGACACCAAGGCCGAAGATGACCCCGATCCGTACACGATTGATCAGGAACGCGCCCTTGCCCCGTTTCTGAATACCTGGGTGCCCGTCCCCGTCTTGCGCATCAAACGTGACAAGGGGATCAAGCTGGGCGAGCGCTATGATCCCGGCCCCACATCATGGGCGCGCGTTCGGGTGACGGAACTGGAACAACCCGACCCCAAGACGGGCCACACCCACCGGGTGCATCTGGCGCTCGACACGATGCTGGGTGCAAAAAATGCGGCCGAGCGGTTTGTGGCCCCTGATGAGGATGACGTCAAAAACCCGCGCGAGTTCCGGTTCGTCAGCGATTCAAGTGCGGTCACCTGGTTTCTGAGCAACCCGCAATCATCCGAGGCCAGGCCCGACCTCACCGTCGATCATCAGCGCTGGGTCTCGGACTGGGTGCGCGAGCTGTTCATTGACTTCAAACAGCGCGAAGCCGCCGAAATGGACCGGGTCTTTCGCGAAGACAGGCTTAAGTATCATTTCGAACACTGGTCGCGCTATTTGCAGTTTCTGGCGACGGTTGATGCAGCGGTCGATATTCCGAAAATCCGGTTTCTCGATACCGTGTCACCGCGCGATGCGGTGCCGCCGGTCGAGGTTGATCTGGTTCTAGATATCGGCAACAGCCGCACCTGCGGGATTTTCATCGAACGTTTCCCCGATGGCAGCCAAGTTGACCTGACACGCTCGTTTCCGCTGCAGCTACGCGATCTGTCGCGTCCGGAATTCACCTATTCGGGGCTAATCGAAAGCCGGGTCGAATTTGCTGATCTGACCTTCGGCAAAGATCGTTATGCATCGCTTTCCGGGCGGGGCAACGGGTTTTTGTGGCCAAGTTTTGTACGCGTCGGCCCCGAGGCCCAGCGCCTGACCCAGGCCGAAATGGGGACAGAGACGACGTCGGGGCTTTCCTCGCCCAAGCGTTACCTTTGGGACACCGCCCCGACACGTCAGGACTGGCGGTTTCATAACCACACCGACCCCAACAACCTGCCCCGCAACGCGCGCGCGATCATGCTCTACCTCAATGAGGCGGGCGATGAACTGGCCGAGGTCGAACGCGAGATCAAGGAAGGGTTGCGGCGCAAGGAAGACACATCGCTTGCCTCGGCAATCCGGCCCCGGTTCTCGCGCTCTTCGGTCTATACGTTCATGCTGTGCGAGCTGATCTCGCAGGCCCTGATCCAGATCAATGATCCTGCGGGCCGTTTGCGCAGATATCAGACAAACCTGCCCCGGCGCCTGTCCCGGATCATCCTGACATTGCCCACTGCCACACCAGTTCAAGAGCAAAAGATCATCCGGTCACGCACCAATGCGGCCCTGTCACTGGTCTGGAAGCGGCTGGGGATCGCCAAGGGCAGTTCGAATATCTCGATCGAACCGGAACTGATTGTCGAATGGGACGAGGCAAGTTGCACCCAACTGGTCTATCTTTACTCTGAGATCGCCCAGCGGCTGAACGGCCAGATTGACGCCTATCTCGACCTCAAGGGGACCCGTCGCAGGCATCACGTCACCGGTGAGGTGCAGCCATCCATGCGGCTGGCCTGCATTGATATCGGGGGTGGGACAACCGACCTGATGATCACCACATATTTCGGCAAGGACAACGCGGTGCTGGACCCACACCAGACCTTCCGCGAGGGGTTCCGGATTGCCGGGGATGATCTGGTGCGCAAGATCGTCGCCGATATCGTGCTGCCGGAACTGGCCGCATCGGTCGAGGCGGCAGGCGGTCGCGACGTGGCAGGCCGGTTGCGCGAGCTGTTCGCGGGTGATGTGGGCGGGATCGACGCCCAGCAGGTACAAAAGCGGCGCCAGTTCACCTTGCGTGTTTTGCAGCCCCTTGCGGTTGCCCTGATTTCGGCGGCTGAGACCGCGACCGATGACGCCGATATCGTGGCATCCGTCAATGATATCCTGGGTGTATCCCCCGATCCAAACCACGCGGCAGAGCTGGCCGCGCAGGAAAATTTGGCGCCCGATGCCCCGGTGCCGGAACCGCGCATGCTTTTGAATGTGCCCGAAACCGTCCGCGACTACCTCGAAACGCCGATGCGTGCACAAGGGGCGCCGAACTGGACCCTGCAGGATCTGGAGTTCTCGACCACCGTGACCGCAATCGACACTGTCGTGCGTGATGTGTTTCACGGCGCGCTGGACAACATGCTTGAGGTGATCGACCACCTTGGCGCCGACGTCGTGCTGCTGACAGGGCGGCCCTCGCGCCTGCCGGTGGTCCGGGCCATGGTCGAAGAGGCGATGGTTGTTCCCCCCGACCGCATTGTGTCCATGCATACCTACCGGACGGATCGCTGGTATCCTTACAGAAACCTGATCACCCAGCGCATTGATGATCCCAAAAGCACCGTTGCGGTTGGCGGTATGCTGATTGCGCTGTCGGGCAGTCGCATGCCGAATTTCAAGGTCCAGACCGAGGCTTACCGCATGCGTTCAACCGCCCGCTATATCGGCCCGATGGAAAATAACGGCCAGATCATGCAAGCCAATGTGTTGTTTCACCCCGGTAATCCCGCGGCCGGGCAAAAGGCCAATACCCGCGCCGAACTGAACCTCTATAATCCGCGCCCAATCGGGTTCCGGCAGCTCCCGCTTGAACGCTGGACGACGACGCCGCTTTATCAACTCGATTTTGCAAATGATGCCGCACGCGCGCGTCCGGCCCCGTTGCGGGTCATTCTGGCCCGGCCCGAAACCGAGGATGAAGAAGAAAACATGTCGCTCGAAAAACTGATGCATATCGAGGCCCTGCAAGAGGCGTTTATCGTCGACGAGGTGTTCGACGGGATCGGCGACGAGTTAAGCAAGTATGACGTGCATCTGGGGCTGCAAACGATGGGGCTGCAAACCGCCTATTGGCTGGATACGGGGATTGTTGGGGAATGA